A segment of the Delphinus delphis chromosome 20, mDelDel1.2, whole genome shotgun sequence genome:
GACTCAAGCAGGACATCCCAGCCCCCAGGACAGAATCCTGGGctcagagtggcatggacactcccctcagggcacagagcaggctggggagcctgggcCCCGACTCCAGATACCCTCAGCCTCGGGGACCGTCCACAAGGGCACCTTCTAAGGGCAGCTGTCAGCTGGACTGGTGGGGGGCTGAATTCCTTGCAGCGGACAAAACTCTGAGTGCCAGGGTGCCACAGAGGCCTGGAAGTGCTGAGTCTTCCCCTGACCCCCTTGGGGCACCACCCACTGACCAGCCGCACTGTCCTTGTCCCTCAGGCTGCGGGGTCCCCACCATCGACCCTGTGCTGAGCGGCCTGTCCAGGATCGTCAACGGGGAGGACGCTGTCCCCGGCTCCTGGCCCTGGCAGGTGTCCCTGCAGGTGAGGGGGAGTCTGGGGAGGGGCAGGTTAGACAGGGAGGGCTCAGGCAGGAGAGGCAAGGCTGACTCTCCCTCCCCCCGTCTCCGCAGACTAGCTCCGGCTTCCACTTCTGCGGGGGCTCCCTCATCAGTGCGGACTGGGTGGTCACCGCCGCCCACTGCGGGGTCAggtgaggcctgggctggggcagaAGGGGCCCCCACCTCACCTGCCTGAAGAGACCACCCTCGCCCCTAACCCCAACCGGGCGCTGCCAGCGAGTGGGAAACAGTCTGGCAGAAGCTGCTCTGTCCCCAGGCTGCAGGCAGAGCCAGTCAGCAGGAAACCCCAGCCCTAGcgccccacctccccagaccccagCTTGGTCCGGGGCAGCTGGCCTGGGCCTCTGCCTTcactgtacagatggggaaactgaggctccaaggtCACCACGCGATTCAGTGGCCCAGCCGGGGCTCACCCTGCCTGGCACGCTCTCCGGGCGCTCCTCTGAGGAGGTGGCCGTGAGCCTGAGCTCCGTCTGCCACCTCCTTTCTCTCCAGGAAGAGTCACCTCGTGGTGGCCGGGGTATCTGATCACGGCTCCGAGGAGGAGGCTGTTCAGGTGCTCAGGATCGCTGAGGTACGGCCGGCCGGGCGGGCAGCCAGGAGGGTGGGCCCCTGGGGCACAAAGGAAAAGGAGGGCAGGGGGGGAGTGGGCAGGCGACCCCGGCCGGCGGCTCAGGCCTCACCCCACTGGCACCCCTCCAGTCCgagctctcttctctttcccacaTAATAAAGCTCCTTTACAAACGCTGAAGTTTGTTTCTGATTATAAGCTTTGCTCATTGTAGAAAAACGCAAAATACGTCACATGCCATCTCCCCAGCACCCCAGAGATTTGGTCTGTTCAGCCTCATCTGGGTTCCCTTCTCAACACTCTGCCCCTTTAGCACCGCCGGCCCCTCCCAGTCTGCAGGTCTGTGTGTCCCTAAAATCTCCCAAGTCCTCCCTCTGTGGCCCACCGAGCCCCCACCCTTTCCACACAGGTCTTTGAACACCCACTGTGGGACCTGCGCACAGTCCAAAACGACATCGCCCTGCTGAAGCTGGCCACGCCCATGAGCCTCTCCAGGACCGTGTCCGCCGTGTGCCTGCCCAGCGCCAACGCCAGCTTCCCTGCGGGCTCCCTGTGCACCACCACGGGCTGGGGCAAGACCCGGTACAACGGTGAGTGCCCTGAGGACTTTTCAGGAGTGAGACTCATTCTGTATTTTGGTCTAAATTCCAAACACAATCATAAATTGCAACAGTCAATAAATCTTCCATTTCTTTACTTAAAACCCTCTTAATGAAAACCCTACCaaacatgaataaaaatgagGGTTAATAATATATACGTAAACAGTTTCTGAAGAAACACCTAAGTACCAGCAAGTCTCGCCCCCTCTCACCTGCAAGGAGAGGGACAGCCCGGATTTCCCTCCAGACTGAGGAGGGCGGTGCGTCCAGCACCCCTGAAGTCTGGGCTCGGAGTCCAGTGTCCTGGTCGGGTTCGGGCCTGAGCGCCCAGGTGCCCCCCACCGGCCCCCCACCGGCCCCCCCAGCGCTGCTCCATCCGCAGGTTCTTCCTCGGTGTCCTGAGTTCTTCTGCCCTGGCCACGGCCCCCGGCTGGTCCCGTAACAGGACAGAAGCAGCCGGGAaagggcagcaggagggaggtgCTCCCTCGGGGGTCCCCTCCGGTGTCCCCGGTCAGAAGGACGTGCATCCCCTTCCCTGGGGGGGAAGGACGGCCCCTCCACCCACACACAGTGGCCGCCAGGGCCCAGGGCGCACAGGGCTCCGAGGCAGGACCTGTTGCAGCAGCTGCTGGAAGCACAGTCCCCGCTGCCTGGTGTGGAATCGCAGAGGAGCCGCGTCCCAGACTCCCTGAAGGTGTCAGGGAAGGTTCGAAGCTCGGTGTCCACGATCATCGCGATGGAGGAAGACTGGGACCTTGCAGGGGGAGGGCGGGGCTCAGGCGGCCCCTGGTCTCTTCTCCCCAGGGGCGGGCTGGTGGCATGAGGGGCCCTGACCCCACGCCCTCTGTCCTTCCAGCTCTCAAGACCCCCGACAAGCTGCAGCAGGCGACCCTGCCCATCCTGTCCAACGCCGACTGCAAGAAGTACTGGGGCAGGAAGATCACCGACGTGATGATCTGTGCGGGCGCCAGCGGCATCTCCTCCTGCATGGTACGGCCTGGCTCCGCCACCCTGCCCGCCCTCACTGCCCGTGCCTCCCCTGGCCAGGCCAGGAGGCCCACTCCTCTCTGCCATGACCTGTCTAACTTCATGCCCTGCCCAGTGCCCCAGTGAAGGGCTGGACCAGATGCCCCTGGTGAGGGCCGGCTCTGGCCAGGTGTGGTGTGGGGCTTCCCGGGCGTATTTAATCTCACACCAACCCCACGAGCTGGACGCTTCAGCCTGTTTTACAGCTGATGGGGAGGCTGAGAGGATAAGCCACCTGCCCCAGGCCCTCCAGGAgtaggtggcagggctggggctgccatCTGAGCAGATCTGAGTCTCCTGTGCACAACCACTGGGCCCCCACTTGTGCTTTGTCTGCACCCCTGGACTTGCCAGGTCAGGGCACACCAGGGCCCTGGTACTCCCTTTCAGGCTTGAATACAAGTCCTATCTCCTCCTGCAGGGTGACTCTGGTGGCCCCCTGGTCTGCCAGAAGGATGGAGCCTGGACCCTGGTGGGCATCGTGTCCTGGGGCAGCGGCCGGTGTGGCCCGTTCTCTCCAGGCGTGTACACCCGGGTCACCAAGTTTATTCCCTGGGTTCTCGAAGTTCTGGAGGCCAACTGAGCCtctgccccgccccagcccccatGTGTGTAAAACCCAAATAAAACTGCTCGCATCTTCACTTTGTGCCTTCGCCGGGGCGGGAGGATGGCTGCCTTCACTGAGGTCCCCTCTGGAGCTCAGAGCGGAGAGAGCTGGCAGATACCCAGCCCTATCCCCTTTTTCACAGAGATGGAGGAAATGAGACTCAAGTTCACACACAGAATGGTGAGAGCTCGGAGCAGGACCGCTGGTCCCCAGAGCCCTCACCTTACTTGGGCTGCCAGACATACCCCCGACTGCCGGAAAGGGGACCACTGACCCAGGGTGAGGGCCCCTCCTGTCCCCTACCTCCCAACTGGGAGTCCAAGTCCATGTGTAATTCAAATGGACACTTGTGGAGAAGTTCCACAAGCTGAAATTAAGAGCTTCCTTCTACGAGCTACGTTCTAGATAAGGCCTGTGAAAGCAAGTTTCTCTGCGTGGAATAGTGTCTCTCCCAGCGGTGCCCCCAGCGGGGCGCCCTCTGCCTCGGGACGCAGGGGCCCGAGCAGGGCTCACTGGCTCCTGGAGCTGCTCCCACCCGCACATCACCCTGCATCTGCCTTCGCCTCGGCCGCCTGCCCAGGGACCATGCTGGATTTTCATCGAACCTCGGCGACGGCTGCGCCCTTGGCCACTGTGCTCACGCTGAGCCTTCCTGGCCTCAAGCCCTGGATTCTGACGGCCGCTCTTCAGCCTCACTCCAGCTGCCCAGGCTCCCCCCACCTCAGCTCCCGGCCCAGCCCCGC
Coding sequences within it:
- the LOC132416658 gene encoding chymotrypsinogen B-like, with the protein product MALLWVVLGFFLFGSSFGCGVPTIDPVLSGLSRIVNGEDAVPGSWPWQVSLQTSSGFHFCGGSLISADWVVTAAHCGVRKSHLVVAGVSDHGSEEEAVQVLRIAEVFEHPLWDLRTVQNDIALLKLATPMSLSRTVSAVCLPSANASFPAGSLCTTTGWGKTRYNALKTPDKLQQATLPILSNADCKKYWGRKITDVMICAGASGISSCMGDSGGPLVCQKDGAWTLVGIVSWGSGRCGPFSPGVYTRVTKFIPWVLEVLEAN